The Saccopteryx leptura isolate mSacLep1 chromosome 2, mSacLep1_pri_phased_curated, whole genome shotgun sequence genome has a window encoding:
- the TMEM191C gene encoding transmembrane protein 191C, whose protein sequence is MAETQELLLQLQKDNRDGRLRKQELEELVRGLEAESESLTGRLQDLRERERSLQQRRSQSARALRGEALEAARERAERARGLLEAAEQRRQHLEQHNQQLQEQWEELSSQLFYYGGEQHSQQHLEQQLGTQLLALQKQLELLEATHAMQAEGLRQGTRRTEEAWASFREQSGVLQELQGKVMEAAAALDASRGSPELCNSHPRRVQDCAGSLMEEVAKAEREKGLFRCAGSTGVKLWALRALHVLLLLPLGFLALPLLYQVLVNPEAFRRVLPRLGSDCASRRLRYTLSSLLELRTQGLLPA, encoded by the exons ATGGCCGAGACGCAAgagctgctgctgcagctgcagAAAGATAACCGCGACGGGCGCCTGAGGAAGCAGGAGCTGGAGGAGCTGGTGCGCGGGCTCGAGGCCGAGAGCGAGAGCCTCACTGGGCGCCTGCAGGACCTGCGCGAGCGCGAACGCAG cctgcAGCAGAGGAGAAGCCAGTCGGCGCGGGCCCTGCGAGGAGAGGCGCTCGAGGCAGCGCGGGAGCGCGCGGAGCGGGCGCGCGGGCTGCTGGAGGCGGCGGAGCAGCGCAGACAGCACCTG GAGCAACACaaccagcagctgcaggagcagtGGGAAGAGCTGTCAAGTCAG CTATTTTACTACGGAGGCGAACAACACAGTCAGCAGCACTTGGAGCAGCAACTCGGGACCCAACTGTTAGCGTTGCAG AAACAACTGGAGTTGCTGGAGGCCACGCACGCGATGCAGGCGGAGGGCCTGCGGCAG GGCACACGGCGGACTGAGGAAGCCTGGGCCAGCTTCCGGGAGCAGAGCGGAGTCCTGCAG GAGCTGCAGGGGAAGGTGATGGAGGCAGCGGCTGCGCTGGATGCCTCGCGAGGCAGCCCGGAGCT CTGCAACTCCCATCCTCGCCGGGTGCAGGACTGCGCGGGATCCCTCATGGAGGAGGTGGCCAAGGCCGAAAGG GAGAAGGGGCTGTTCCGCTGCGCGGGCTCGACGGGCGTCAA GCTATGGGCTCTGAGAGCGCTGCACGTGCTGCTGTTGCTCCCGCTTGGCTTCCTGGCGCTGCCGCTGCTCTACCAGGTTCTGGTCAACCCTGAAGCCTTTCGCCGCGTGCTGCCGCGTCTTGGCTCGGACTGTGCCTCCCGCCGCCTGCGCTACACGCTGTCCTCGCTGCTCGAGCTGCGCACACAAGGGCTGCTGCCCGCCTAG